A single genomic interval of Juglans regia cultivar Chandler chromosome 1, Walnut 2.0, whole genome shotgun sequence harbors:
- the LOC108992682 gene encoding ABC transporter G family member 32 isoform X2 produces the protein MWNSAENAFSGTFSLREEGEDMEALRWAALERLPTYARVRRGIFRNVVGDTREIEVTELRAQEQKLVLDRLVSSVDDDPELFFDRMRRRFDAVNLKFPKIEVRFQNLTVESFVHVGSRALPTIPNFVFNMCEELLRQLRIDRRKRSKLTILDDISGIIRPSRLTLLLGPPSSGKTTLLLALAGRLGTHLKMSGRITYNGHNLNEFVPQRTSAYVSQQDWHVAEMTVKETLELAGRCQGVGFKYDMLVELARREKLAGIKPDEDLDIFMKSLALGGKDTSLVVEYIMKILGLDICADTLVGDEMLKGISGGQKKRLTTGELLVGPARVLYMDEISTGLDSSTTYQIIKYLKHSTCALDATTVISLLQPAPETYELFDDVILLCEGQIVYQGPRDAALEFFAFMGFGCPERKNVADFLQEVTSEKDQEQYWSVLDRPHRYIPAGKFAEAFRSYRAGKNLSDVLHVPFDKRYNHPAALATYRYGVKRRELLKTSFYWQRLLMKRNSFIYVFKFIQLFFVALITMSVFFRTTMHHNTIDDGGLYLGSLYFSMVIILFNGFTEVSMLVAKLPVLYKHRDLHFYPSWVYTLPSWILSIPTSLIESGFWVAVTYYVIGYDPSIIRFFRQFLLYFSLHQMSIALFRLMGSLGRNMIVANTFGSFAMLVVMALGGFIISRDDIPKWWIWGFWISPLMYAQNAASDNEFLGHSWDKSAGKNLSSPLGEALLRARALFPETYWYWIGVGAMIGYTVLFNTLFTFFLAYLNPLGRQQAVVSKEELQERERRRKGETAVVELRHYLQHSGSLSGKHLKQKGMVLPFQPLSMTFSNINYYVDVPLELKQQGIVEDRLQLLVDVTGAFRPGILTALVGVSGAGKTTLMDVLADRKTGGVIEGNIQISGYPKRQETFARISGYCEQTDIHSPCLTVLESLLFSAWLRLPSDIDLETQRAFVEGGMELVELTPLSGALIGLPGVDGLSTEQRKRLTIAVELVANPSVVFMDEPTSGLDARAAAIVMRTVRNIVNTGRTIVCTIHQPSIDIFESFDELLFMKRGGQLIYAGPLGPKSQELIKYFEAVEGVEKIRSGYNPATWMLEVTSPTEENRIGVDFAEIYRKSNLFQLNRELVESLSKPSSTAKELNFPTKYSQSFFHQFLACLWKQNLSYWRNPQYTAVRCFYTVIISLMLGTICWRFGAKRDNQQDLFNAMGSMYVAILFVGITNATAVQPVVSIERYVSYRERAAGLYSALPFAFAQVAIEFPYVFSQSIIYCTIFYSMASFEWTPLKFILYLFFMYFTMLYFTFYGMMATAVTPNHNVAAVISAPFYMLWNLFSGFMIPHKRIPVWWRWYYWANPVAWSLYGLVTSQYGEDNRVVKLSDGLHSMPVRQLVEDVFGYRHDFLSIAGIMVVGFCVFFAVIFAFAIKSFNFQRR, from the exons ATGTGGAACTCTGCGGAGAATGCGTTTTCCGGGACGTTTTCGCTTAGGGAGGAGGGAGAGGATATGGAGGCGCTACGGTGGGCCGCGCTGGAGAGGCTGCCCACCTACGCTCGCGTACGGAGAGGGATCTTTAGGAACGTTGTTGGAGATACCAGGGAGATCGAGGTGACCGAACTCCGGGCTCAGGAGCAGAAGCTTGTGCTGGACCGGCTAGTCAGCTCGGTCGATGACGACCCGGAACTTTTCTTCGATAGGATGAGGCGCCGATTTGATGC AGTAAATTTAAAGTTTCCGAAGATTGAGGTTCGATTCCAGAATTTGACAGTTGAATCTTTCGTCCATGTTGGAAGCAGAGCACTGCCGACAATTCCCAATTTTGTTTTCAACATGTGTGAG GAACTTTTAAGGCAGTTGCGGATAGACAGAAGAAAGAGAAGCAAGTTGACAATTCTAGACGATATTAGTGGGATTATTAGACCTTCACG ATTGACATTGCTATTGGGTCCTCCAAGCTCTGGAAAGACAACTCTACTGTTGGCTCTTGCTGGTCGCCTTGGAACTCATTTGAAG ATGTCAGGCAGAATCACTTACAATGGACATAACCTGAACGAATTTGTTCCTCAGAGGACATCTGCTTATGTGAGCCAACAGGATTGGCATGTTGCAGAAATGACTGTAAAGGAAACTCTTGAACTTGCAGGTCGCTGTCAAGGGGTTGGATTTAAGTATG ACATGCTAGTGGAACTTGCAAGAAGGGAAAAGCTTGCTGGGATAAAACCTGATGAAGATCTTGATATATTCATGAAG TCATTAGCTCTGGGGGGAAAGGACACAAGCCTTGTTGTGGAGTACATCATGAAG ATTTTAGGGTTGGACATCTGTGCTGACACATTGGTGGGAGATGAAATGCTCAAGGGTATTTCTGGGGGACAAAAGAAGCGGCTTACAACAG GTGAATTACTGGTTGGTCCAGCAAGAGTGCTATACATGGATGAAATATCAACTGGGCTTGATAGTTCTACTACCTATCAGATCATCAAATATCTGAAGCATTCAACTTGTGCACTTGATGCCACCACTGTAATTTCTCTGCTTCAACCAGCTCCTGAGACATACGAGTTGTTTGATGATGTCATACTTTTATGTGAGGGCCAGATTGTATACCAAGGACCTCGTGATGCTGCTCTTGAGTTCTTCGCATTTATGGGATTTGGTTGCCCAGAGCGAAAGAATGTGGCAGACTTCTTGCAAGAA GTTACGTCGGAGAAAGACCAAGAGCAGTATTGGTCTGTTCTGGACCGCCCTCACCGATACATACCTGCAGGAAAGTTTGCTGAAGCTTTTCGCTCATATCGTGCTGGGAAGAATTTGTCTGATGTACTGCATGTTCCTTTTGATAAACGCTACAATCATCCAGCAGCCTTGGCAACATATCGCTATGGTGTAAAGAGGCGTGAACTTCTCAAGACCAGCTTTTACTGGCAGAGGCTACTCATGAAAcgaaattcatttatttatgtcTTCAAATTCATTCAG CttttttttgttgctttgaTCACAATGAGTGTCTTTTTCCGGACAACGATGCACCATAATACGATTGACGATGGAGGCTTATATCTTGGGTCACTGTACTTTTCCATGGTTATCATTCTCTTTAATGGGTTTACTGAGGTGTCAATGTTGGTGGCCAAGCTTCCAGTGCTTTACAAGCATAGAGACTTGCACTTCTATCCAAGTTGGGTGTATACTCTTCCTTCTTGGATCTTAAGTATTCCAACCTCGCTCATAGAGTCTGGCTTCTGGGTGGCTGTCACATACTATGTGATTGGATATGATCCTTCAATTATTAG GTTTTTTCGACAGTTCTTGTTATACTTCTCTCTGCACCAAATGTCAATAGCTCTCTTCCGTCTCATGGGTTCCTTGGGCCGGAACATGATAGTTGCCAACACCTTTGGATCATTTGCTATGCTGGTTGTCATGGCTCTTGGAGGGTTTATCATTTCTAGAG ATGATATACCAAAATGGTGGATCTGGGGATTCTGGATTTCTCCTTTGATGTATGCTCAAAATGCAGCTTCTGATAATGAATTCCTTGGACATTCTTGGGATAAG AGCGCCGGGAAGAACCTGAGCTCTCCACTAGGTGAGGCATTACTAAGGGCGCGTGCTTTGTTTCCAGAGACGTACTGGTATTGGATTGGAGTTGGTGCCATGATTGGATACACAGTTTTATTCAACACACTTTTCACATTCTTTCTAGCTTATCTTAACC CTTTGGGGAGACAACAAGCTGTAGTGTCTAAGGAAGAACtgcaagagagagaaaggagaaggaAAGGTGAAACAGCGGTTGTTGAGCTGAGGCATTACTTGCAGCATTCGGGTTCATTAAGTG GAAAGCATCTTAAGCAGAAAGGCATGGTTCTCCCATTTCAACCACTTTCTATGACTTTCAGCAATATCAATTACTATGTGGATGTCCCTCTG GAATTGAAGCAACAAGGGATAGTAGAAGATAGATTGCAACTGTTGGTTGATGTCACTGGAGCATTTAGGCCTGGTATCCTTACAGCATTGGTTGGAGTCAGTGGTGCTGGGAAAACCACCCTCATGGATGTATTAGCTGATCGAAAAACTGGTGGAGTCATAGAAGGGAACATACAAATATCTGGCTATCCCAAAAGGCAGGAAACTTTTGCAAGAATTTCCGGTTACTGTGAACAGACTGATATTCATTCCCCTTGCTTGACTGTTTTGGAATCACTTCTGTTCTCTGCCTGGCTTCGGTTACCATCAGATATTGACTTGGAGACACAAAGg GCCTTTGTTGAGGGGGGGATGGAACTTGTAGAGCTCACTCCATTGAGTGGGGCATTGATTGGTCTTCCTGGAGTTGACGGTTTGTCAACAGAACAACGAAAAAGATTAACAATTGCTGTTGAACTAGTTGCCAACCCTTCTGTAGTGTTCATGGATGAGCCCACATCAGGGTTGGATGCAAGGGCTGCAGCTATTGTGATGAGAACTGTGAGGAATATTGTAAATACTGGGCGAACAATAGTGTGCACAATCCATCAGCCTAGCATAGACATTTTTGAATCCTTTGACGAg CTTTTATTTATGAAGCGAGGAGGACAGCTCATATATGCTGGTCCACTTGGCCCCAAGTCTCAAGAGCTCATCAAATATTTTGAG GCAGTTGAAGGAGTGGAAAAAATAAGGTCTGGCTATAATCCTGCTACATGGATGCTTGAGGTTACTTCTCCTACTGAAGAGAACCGTATTGGAGTGGACTTTGCCGAAATTTACcgaaaatcaaatttatttca ACTTAACAGAGAGTTGGTTGAAAGCCTAAGCAAGCCGAGTAGTACTGCCAAAGAATTGAACTTTCCAACCAAGTACTCACAGTCATTCTTTCACCAGTTTTTGGCTTGTCTTTGGAAGCAAAATCTGTCTTATTGGAGAAACCCACAATACACTGCTGTTCGCTGCTTCTATACTGTCATCATCTCATTAATGCTTGGAACGATATGTTGGAGATTTGGTGCTAAAAg GGATAACCAGCAGGATTTATTTAATGCCATGGGATCAATGTATGTAGCTATCCTGTTCGTTGGAATTACTAATGCCACTGCTGTTCAACCAGTTGTTTCTATAGAGAGATATGTTTCATATCGAGAGAGAGCCGCAGGGTTGTACTCAGCTTTACCATTTGCATTTGCTCAG GTTGCTATTGAGTTCCCCTATGTGTTCTCACAGTCAATCATCTACTGCACAATTTTCTACTCAATGGCTTCGTTCGAGTGGACTCCCTTgaagtttattttgtatttattctttatgtaTTTTACTATGCTCTACTTCACCTTTTATGGAATGATGGCAACTGCCGTAACGCCAAATCATAACGTCGCTGCTGTCATATCTGCTCCATTTTATATGCTATGGAACCTTTTCAGTGGTTTTATGATCCCTCACAAG AGAATCCCAGTATGGTGGAGATGGTATTATTGGGCGAACCCTGTAGCCTGGAGTTTGTATGGCCTCGTGACTTCACAATATGGTGAAGATAATAGAGTAGTGAAACTATCAGATGGATTGCACTCGATGCCCGTAAGGCAGTTAGTCGAGGATGTCTTTGGGTATAGGCATGATTTCTTGAGTATAGCCGGCATAATGGTGGTTGGTTTCTGCGTGTTCTTTGCTGTCATTTTTGCATTTGCAATAAAATCATTCAACTTCCAAAGGCGATGA
- the LOC108992682 gene encoding ABC transporter G family member 32 isoform X1 yields the protein MWNSAENAFSGTFSLREEGEDMEALRWAALERLPTYARVRRGIFRNVVGDTREIEVTELRAQEQKLVLDRLVSSVDDDPELFFDRMRRRFDAVNLKFPKIEVRFQNLTVESFVHVGSRALPTIPNFVFNMCEELLRQLRIDRRKRSKLTILDDISGIIRPSRLTLLLGPPSSGKTTLLLALAGRLGTHLKMSGRITYNGHNLNEFVPQRTSAYVSQQDWHVAEMTVKETLELAGRCQGVGFKYDMLVELARREKLAGIKPDEDLDIFMKSLALGGKDTSLVVEYIMKILGLDICADTLVGDEMLKGISGGQKKRLTTGELLVGPARVLYMDEISTGLDSSTTYQIIKYLKHSTCALDATTVISLLQPAPETYELFDDVILLCEGQIVYQGPRDAALEFFAFMGFGCPERKNVADFLQEVTSEKDQEQYWSVLDRPHRYIPAGKFAEAFRSYRAGKNLSDVLHVPFDKRYNHPAALATYRYGVKRRELLKTSFYWQRLLMKRNSFIYVFKFIQLFFVALITMSVFFRTTMHHNTIDDGGLYLGSLYFSMVIILFNGFTEVSMLVAKLPVLYKHRDLHFYPSWVYTLPSWILSIPTSLIESGFWVAVTYYVIGYDPSIIRFFRQFLLYFSLHQMSIALFRLMGSLGRNMIVANTFGSFAMLVVMALGGFIISRDDIPKWWIWGFWISPLMYAQNAASDNEFLGHSWDKSAGKNLSSPLGEALLRARALFPETYWYWIGVGAMIGYTVLFNTLFTFFLAYLNPLGRQQAVVSKEELQERERRRKGETAVVELRHYLQHSGSLSAGKHLKQKGMVLPFQPLSMTFSNINYYVDVPLELKQQGIVEDRLQLLVDVTGAFRPGILTALVGVSGAGKTTLMDVLADRKTGGVIEGNIQISGYPKRQETFARISGYCEQTDIHSPCLTVLESLLFSAWLRLPSDIDLETQRAFVEGGMELVELTPLSGALIGLPGVDGLSTEQRKRLTIAVELVANPSVVFMDEPTSGLDARAAAIVMRTVRNIVNTGRTIVCTIHQPSIDIFESFDELLFMKRGGQLIYAGPLGPKSQELIKYFEAVEGVEKIRSGYNPATWMLEVTSPTEENRIGVDFAEIYRKSNLFQLNRELVESLSKPSSTAKELNFPTKYSQSFFHQFLACLWKQNLSYWRNPQYTAVRCFYTVIISLMLGTICWRFGAKRDNQQDLFNAMGSMYVAILFVGITNATAVQPVVSIERYVSYRERAAGLYSALPFAFAQVAIEFPYVFSQSIIYCTIFYSMASFEWTPLKFILYLFFMYFTMLYFTFYGMMATAVTPNHNVAAVISAPFYMLWNLFSGFMIPHKRIPVWWRWYYWANPVAWSLYGLVTSQYGEDNRVVKLSDGLHSMPVRQLVEDVFGYRHDFLSIAGIMVVGFCVFFAVIFAFAIKSFNFQRR from the exons ATGTGGAACTCTGCGGAGAATGCGTTTTCCGGGACGTTTTCGCTTAGGGAGGAGGGAGAGGATATGGAGGCGCTACGGTGGGCCGCGCTGGAGAGGCTGCCCACCTACGCTCGCGTACGGAGAGGGATCTTTAGGAACGTTGTTGGAGATACCAGGGAGATCGAGGTGACCGAACTCCGGGCTCAGGAGCAGAAGCTTGTGCTGGACCGGCTAGTCAGCTCGGTCGATGACGACCCGGAACTTTTCTTCGATAGGATGAGGCGCCGATTTGATGC AGTAAATTTAAAGTTTCCGAAGATTGAGGTTCGATTCCAGAATTTGACAGTTGAATCTTTCGTCCATGTTGGAAGCAGAGCACTGCCGACAATTCCCAATTTTGTTTTCAACATGTGTGAG GAACTTTTAAGGCAGTTGCGGATAGACAGAAGAAAGAGAAGCAAGTTGACAATTCTAGACGATATTAGTGGGATTATTAGACCTTCACG ATTGACATTGCTATTGGGTCCTCCAAGCTCTGGAAAGACAACTCTACTGTTGGCTCTTGCTGGTCGCCTTGGAACTCATTTGAAG ATGTCAGGCAGAATCACTTACAATGGACATAACCTGAACGAATTTGTTCCTCAGAGGACATCTGCTTATGTGAGCCAACAGGATTGGCATGTTGCAGAAATGACTGTAAAGGAAACTCTTGAACTTGCAGGTCGCTGTCAAGGGGTTGGATTTAAGTATG ACATGCTAGTGGAACTTGCAAGAAGGGAAAAGCTTGCTGGGATAAAACCTGATGAAGATCTTGATATATTCATGAAG TCATTAGCTCTGGGGGGAAAGGACACAAGCCTTGTTGTGGAGTACATCATGAAG ATTTTAGGGTTGGACATCTGTGCTGACACATTGGTGGGAGATGAAATGCTCAAGGGTATTTCTGGGGGACAAAAGAAGCGGCTTACAACAG GTGAATTACTGGTTGGTCCAGCAAGAGTGCTATACATGGATGAAATATCAACTGGGCTTGATAGTTCTACTACCTATCAGATCATCAAATATCTGAAGCATTCAACTTGTGCACTTGATGCCACCACTGTAATTTCTCTGCTTCAACCAGCTCCTGAGACATACGAGTTGTTTGATGATGTCATACTTTTATGTGAGGGCCAGATTGTATACCAAGGACCTCGTGATGCTGCTCTTGAGTTCTTCGCATTTATGGGATTTGGTTGCCCAGAGCGAAAGAATGTGGCAGACTTCTTGCAAGAA GTTACGTCGGAGAAAGACCAAGAGCAGTATTGGTCTGTTCTGGACCGCCCTCACCGATACATACCTGCAGGAAAGTTTGCTGAAGCTTTTCGCTCATATCGTGCTGGGAAGAATTTGTCTGATGTACTGCATGTTCCTTTTGATAAACGCTACAATCATCCAGCAGCCTTGGCAACATATCGCTATGGTGTAAAGAGGCGTGAACTTCTCAAGACCAGCTTTTACTGGCAGAGGCTACTCATGAAAcgaaattcatttatttatgtcTTCAAATTCATTCAG CttttttttgttgctttgaTCACAATGAGTGTCTTTTTCCGGACAACGATGCACCATAATACGATTGACGATGGAGGCTTATATCTTGGGTCACTGTACTTTTCCATGGTTATCATTCTCTTTAATGGGTTTACTGAGGTGTCAATGTTGGTGGCCAAGCTTCCAGTGCTTTACAAGCATAGAGACTTGCACTTCTATCCAAGTTGGGTGTATACTCTTCCTTCTTGGATCTTAAGTATTCCAACCTCGCTCATAGAGTCTGGCTTCTGGGTGGCTGTCACATACTATGTGATTGGATATGATCCTTCAATTATTAG GTTTTTTCGACAGTTCTTGTTATACTTCTCTCTGCACCAAATGTCAATAGCTCTCTTCCGTCTCATGGGTTCCTTGGGCCGGAACATGATAGTTGCCAACACCTTTGGATCATTTGCTATGCTGGTTGTCATGGCTCTTGGAGGGTTTATCATTTCTAGAG ATGATATACCAAAATGGTGGATCTGGGGATTCTGGATTTCTCCTTTGATGTATGCTCAAAATGCAGCTTCTGATAATGAATTCCTTGGACATTCTTGGGATAAG AGCGCCGGGAAGAACCTGAGCTCTCCACTAGGTGAGGCATTACTAAGGGCGCGTGCTTTGTTTCCAGAGACGTACTGGTATTGGATTGGAGTTGGTGCCATGATTGGATACACAGTTTTATTCAACACACTTTTCACATTCTTTCTAGCTTATCTTAACC CTTTGGGGAGACAACAAGCTGTAGTGTCTAAGGAAGAACtgcaagagagagaaaggagaaggaAAGGTGAAACAGCGGTTGTTGAGCTGAGGCATTACTTGCAGCATTCGGGTTCATTAAGTG CAGGAAAGCATCTTAAGCAGAAAGGCATGGTTCTCCCATTTCAACCACTTTCTATGACTTTCAGCAATATCAATTACTATGTGGATGTCCCTCTG GAATTGAAGCAACAAGGGATAGTAGAAGATAGATTGCAACTGTTGGTTGATGTCACTGGAGCATTTAGGCCTGGTATCCTTACAGCATTGGTTGGAGTCAGTGGTGCTGGGAAAACCACCCTCATGGATGTATTAGCTGATCGAAAAACTGGTGGAGTCATAGAAGGGAACATACAAATATCTGGCTATCCCAAAAGGCAGGAAACTTTTGCAAGAATTTCCGGTTACTGTGAACAGACTGATATTCATTCCCCTTGCTTGACTGTTTTGGAATCACTTCTGTTCTCTGCCTGGCTTCGGTTACCATCAGATATTGACTTGGAGACACAAAGg GCCTTTGTTGAGGGGGGGATGGAACTTGTAGAGCTCACTCCATTGAGTGGGGCATTGATTGGTCTTCCTGGAGTTGACGGTTTGTCAACAGAACAACGAAAAAGATTAACAATTGCTGTTGAACTAGTTGCCAACCCTTCTGTAGTGTTCATGGATGAGCCCACATCAGGGTTGGATGCAAGGGCTGCAGCTATTGTGATGAGAACTGTGAGGAATATTGTAAATACTGGGCGAACAATAGTGTGCACAATCCATCAGCCTAGCATAGACATTTTTGAATCCTTTGACGAg CTTTTATTTATGAAGCGAGGAGGACAGCTCATATATGCTGGTCCACTTGGCCCCAAGTCTCAAGAGCTCATCAAATATTTTGAG GCAGTTGAAGGAGTGGAAAAAATAAGGTCTGGCTATAATCCTGCTACATGGATGCTTGAGGTTACTTCTCCTACTGAAGAGAACCGTATTGGAGTGGACTTTGCCGAAATTTACcgaaaatcaaatttatttca ACTTAACAGAGAGTTGGTTGAAAGCCTAAGCAAGCCGAGTAGTACTGCCAAAGAATTGAACTTTCCAACCAAGTACTCACAGTCATTCTTTCACCAGTTTTTGGCTTGTCTTTGGAAGCAAAATCTGTCTTATTGGAGAAACCCACAATACACTGCTGTTCGCTGCTTCTATACTGTCATCATCTCATTAATGCTTGGAACGATATGTTGGAGATTTGGTGCTAAAAg GGATAACCAGCAGGATTTATTTAATGCCATGGGATCAATGTATGTAGCTATCCTGTTCGTTGGAATTACTAATGCCACTGCTGTTCAACCAGTTGTTTCTATAGAGAGATATGTTTCATATCGAGAGAGAGCCGCAGGGTTGTACTCAGCTTTACCATTTGCATTTGCTCAG GTTGCTATTGAGTTCCCCTATGTGTTCTCACAGTCAATCATCTACTGCACAATTTTCTACTCAATGGCTTCGTTCGAGTGGACTCCCTTgaagtttattttgtatttattctttatgtaTTTTACTATGCTCTACTTCACCTTTTATGGAATGATGGCAACTGCCGTAACGCCAAATCATAACGTCGCTGCTGTCATATCTGCTCCATTTTATATGCTATGGAACCTTTTCAGTGGTTTTATGATCCCTCACAAG AGAATCCCAGTATGGTGGAGATGGTATTATTGGGCGAACCCTGTAGCCTGGAGTTTGTATGGCCTCGTGACTTCACAATATGGTGAAGATAATAGAGTAGTGAAACTATCAGATGGATTGCACTCGATGCCCGTAAGGCAGTTAGTCGAGGATGTCTTTGGGTATAGGCATGATTTCTTGAGTATAGCCGGCATAATGGTGGTTGGTTTCTGCGTGTTCTTTGCTGTCATTTTTGCATTTGCAATAAAATCATTCAACTTCCAAAGGCGATGA